In Aerosakkonema funiforme FACHB-1375, one DNA window encodes the following:
- a CDS encoding S8 family serine peptidase, whose product MSDLDIGVLNSDRNYSGLVDSTDPFDLYKFSLNSPGKVGVSLTGLTGNADLEVLDTGGRVLYNSANGDWSDEAIAIDNLAAGNYTIRVNQVSGEANYNLNVKVENIQVDPLTGLNIESGYFTVGETGQVGVDFINDGGWYKGELAIFSLDGMDRFVPGSVEFIKEAANRSLSNSNLGYVVISDPNEAAKFNVGLANADNDGEYKGVKTFAMKPGDKFGVMLVPNGKVQEVFNQPNIGGSKRPLFSLVTANPNEAFHIGQVADINGTGSAFAIEDQRVDTGTDKDYNDVVFKLTGATGKAVNLDEVINPEKDWRNSKLGKDLIDYVKKEELAIDPKPPVDTTPIDPKPPVDTTPIDPKPPVDTTPIDPKPPVDTTPIDPKPPVDTTPVDPKPPVDTTPVDPKPPVDTTPVDPKPPVDTTPVDPKPPVDTTPVDPTPPIDPTPVDPTPPIDPIPVDPTPPIDPIPVDPTPVDPTPIYNAGNTLATARDLGTLRVNASEIGYSLGVRDFVNNVDEYDYYRFNFEDTNNLNVRLDDLSGDAKVELIQDLNNNNQVDEGEVLEISDGGTASQLINRTPLDKGIYYVRVSPGDAGETNYCLSLTASSPELSIAPNQPLIGIIDTGFSGNNADLDYRRFKLGSDRISNDNNPLLSPGEGNEHGTHILGLIAATQGNGIGIDGINEKAPIWLGRAVGSGNWASSLIEFVDAAKQSGQKNAVVNLSLDLTQINPDGSVTTRYELTPKEREAIEFARQNHVLIVTAAGNDGGVMSVLGQASQEFDNIITVGASNEFDRANYSSYGAGLDILTEGGNTDNPVLSTVKDGVGMMAGTSVAAARATGVASLIWAANPNLSYRQVIDILELTAVDVKTPGWDAETGAGLLNAVSAIELAKKTTPQTYTPFPWVAPLTWSGEGLVTPVDRAASGGNTLATAAVQPDPNFSDSDTVDVNNREKYYEVTIEQPGYLRYTITRSNGTEWLPNVERLRTDGKPTSRQFSSSYSKLYNVGAGSPNGGGYVGGAYIAPVSNTEEMFVDPGTYYFKIDLEDSQNNFLDTFGDEPIVYHTNLQNYNLTSEFIPDRPSSFSGAAQFKTPSGVTVAELNTSDQLNYNPTNSTQPGVNYWLDVNEPGNLSLKISSSIADRIQLQVKKLVGLEGENGAGEILVDTGFVALDLSQPIELKNLNKGRYILEVLPRPSWDNINRQWIQQPYTQPFTINGVFSRQAPNPGEGQVPSYAGGFSKTITSNGVDTHYYANGYLSVQPSGYATWYTYGAGVPLPTIPGATVPGASVPPFSTLGLGTATPVATVPPDYAGNSFNQARNIGVLNSTQTFQDFLGDADPSDYYRFELNNDSNLNWRVDGLNPGVDFQLYNNDFKLQWSTNTPAPNFSSDMAGTYPGTPGTYYIRLKPFASGGSNYNFSLSAIPRNTAPENLQFNLTSNSYSVGETVDLNGKVFDRNGANDISRVDLSLKQNGNEWQFLRSNQSLNRDGQWANFSLSLDDLATGNYELQAIAYDQSGAASNTVTGAFQVTAPFDNNATQWFSNGKTLSGDMLAEYNRLVSQGNYLGNPSFVDSTDRNTYFGTPVRRSFFQQPGQTRGYYSIYQSKYGTFSLGGAIADYYTNTYFNSPNDLNGLFAVDSGLGVPTSSVIRQADGTEVAYFEGGMLTNRYGVVTPTYYQKDRFDLVGQGAPNGTELQWKNDYGYWNPSSVGQPTDSVRRINNGWIQEFKTNPSGDIDNIFLLKDGQSVLGGKDTNNIPNGGPYRVQGGFLNAYRSVGGYERQNGGLGFPTMSQLRSDFNGYELYQAFENGFIAKTYDDHTIIRNWQGQDIQPEISANHWKAEYFNNRDLSGNSVLLEDWGESNSFRREWGDGAPAGVPSDNFSVRLTTQRYFAPGNYQINTNSDDGVRVRIGNQTAIDKWVEQEFKNQHEGYFRSEGGEYPVTVEYFESGGNAALQLNIYFAETVGGSQWRSTFYRWDQNQGNMPPGNFYENSNNIIGVLNLGENRRSDGKYGINQNWGAGSPKGDSRIPNDYFAVRSYTQAKFEAGKTYVARVRADDGFQLSAKRANTEEWVDITPKDQWQQAYGAYKEIQFQVPQSGWYDFHFHHFEERGDAYIDLSWEEVTGGSPNGGGNPGSYPGNGGNSNYLSELNSWSNDQWNWAAGDNTRITGKYWSVETDETNYSSQQAILQIYNELSKQLLGAEYKSSAGYVQDPSYYNDPAAGGQYGYHDGIDIDTPNWTPTNVKALVGGTVSIVQNQVGNYFLQVAGDDGRFYRYGHLSSVNISSGRVNAGDVIGQVGMSSASNHLHFQVNRSKSQPTGYNRWNQADVYGWTLNPLKVFWELRNNGINNTGSGSSSGGSSGSNLGSFPGNNGNNSDIDIQLDFYGEFSQIQKEVIEQAAKNWENIITQDKVVTGVLRIAVTQSTKKISGQNWNAWAESYLDYEKNNRIDWTASNGNDFEGQNRINFNSNRLNEPLSNNWLLRLTMHELGHTLGLDEANPGYDTSLGMDSLMNLSSPNQGGLNEKITEGMYRKLEYLGYQVNRNTGINWLR is encoded by the coding sequence ATGTCTGACTTGGATATCGGAGTTTTGAATAGCGATCGAAATTATTCCGGTTTGGTCGATAGCACCGATCCGTTTGACTTGTATAAGTTCAGCTTGAACTCTCCGGGAAAAGTCGGTGTTTCCCTGACCGGATTAACTGGAAATGCCGACCTAGAGGTACTTGACACAGGGGGAAGAGTATTATATAATTCTGCGAACGGCGATTGGAGTGATGAAGCGATCGCGATCGACAACTTAGCCGCCGGAAATTACACAATTCGAGTCAACCAAGTTAGCGGCGAAGCGAATTACAACCTGAATGTCAAAGTTGAGAATATTCAAGTTGACCCTCTGACTGGATTGAATATCGAATCGGGATATTTTACAGTCGGAGAAACCGGACAAGTTGGAGTAGATTTTATTAATGATGGCGGTTGGTATAAAGGGGAATTAGCCATCTTCAGTTTAGACGGAATGGATCGATTTGTTCCCGGTTCCGTAGAGTTTATTAAAGAAGCAGCAAATCGATCGCTAAGTAATTCAAACTTAGGTTATGTAGTAATTTCCGACCCCAACGAAGCGGCAAAGTTTAATGTTGGTTTGGCAAATGCCGATAACGATGGAGAATACAAAGGCGTCAAAACCTTTGCGATGAAACCGGGAGATAAATTTGGCGTGATGTTAGTGCCAAATGGCAAAGTGCAGGAAGTATTTAATCAACCGAATATTGGTGGTAGCAAACGTCCGTTATTCTCTTTAGTGACAGCGAATCCCAATGAAGCTTTTCATATCGGACAAGTTGCCGATATTAATGGAACGGGAAGTGCATTTGCGATCGAGGATCAGCGCGTTGATACCGGAACAGATAAAGATTATAACGATGTCGTTTTCAAGTTAACTGGTGCGACGGGAAAAGCAGTTAATTTGGATGAGGTGATTAATCCAGAAAAAGATTGGCGGAATTCTAAGTTGGGTAAAGATTTGATCGATTATGTGAAAAAAGAAGAGTTAGCGATCGATCCAAAACCACCAGTTGATACCACACCTATCGATCCAAAACCACCAGTTGATACCACACCTATCGATCCAAAACCACCAGTTGATACCACACCTATCGATCCAAAACCGCCTGTTGATACCACACCTATCGATCCAAAACCACCAGTTGATACCACACCTGTAGATCCAAAACCACCAGTTGATACCACACCTGTAGATCCAAAACCGCCTGTTGATACCACACCTGTAGATCCAAAACCGCCTGTTGATACCACACCTGTAGATCCAAAACCGCCTGTTGATACCACACCTGTAGATCCGACACCACCGATCGATCCAACACCAGTCGATCCGACACCACCGATCGATCCAATCCCAGTCGATCCAACACCACCGATCGATCCAATCCCAGTCGATCCAACACCAGTCGATCCAACACCAATATACAATGCTGGTAATACACTCGCTACAGCGCGTGATTTGGGAACATTGCGCGTTAATGCTAGTGAAATAGGCTACAGCTTAGGTGTTAGGGACTTTGTTAATAATGTTGATGAATACGACTATTACCGCTTTAATTTCGAGGATACTAACAATTTAAATGTGCGTTTGGATGACTTGAGTGGAGATGCTAAGGTTGAATTAATTCAAGACTTAAATAATAACAATCAAGTCGATGAAGGCGAAGTTTTAGAAATTTCTGATGGTGGTACAGCATCACAGTTAATTAACCGCACTCCTTTAGACAAGGGGATTTACTACGTGCGAGTTTCTCCGGGTGACGCGGGTGAGACTAATTACTGTCTCAGTTTGACGGCGAGTTCACCAGAATTATCGATCGCACCAAATCAACCTTTAATTGGTATCATCGATACTGGGTTTAGTGGGAATAATGCCGATCTTGATTATCGTCGATTTAAGTTGGGAAGCGATCGCATTTCCAACGACAACAACCCCTTACTCTCTCCCGGTGAAGGAAACGAACACGGGACTCACATTTTAGGGTTAATTGCTGCTACCCAAGGTAATGGAATTGGGATTGATGGAATTAATGAAAAAGCACCAATTTGGTTGGGACGTGCGGTAGGTAGTGGGAATTGGGCTTCTTCGCTGATCGAATTTGTGGATGCGGCGAAACAGTCGGGACAGAAAAATGCGGTTGTGAATCTCAGTTTAGATTTAACGCAAATTAACCCAGATGGTAGCGTTACTACAAGATATGAGTTAACGCCAAAAGAACGGGAAGCGATCGAATTTGCGCGGCAAAATCATGTCCTAATAGTTACTGCTGCTGGTAATGATGGCGGCGTGATGTCCGTTTTGGGACAAGCATCCCAGGAGTTTGACAATATTATTACAGTTGGCGCATCGAATGAGTTCGATCGAGCCAACTATTCCAGTTATGGTGCGGGTTTGGATATTTTAACTGAAGGCGGTAACACGGATAATCCCGTGCTGTCTACAGTAAAAGATGGCGTAGGTATGATGGCGGGGACTTCCGTTGCAGCAGCGAGGGCGACGGGTGTAGCATCTTTAATATGGGCAGCAAATCCCAATCTTAGCTACAGACAAGTAATTGATATTCTCGAATTGACGGCGGTGGATGTGAAAACGCCGGGGTGGGATGCAGAAACGGGCGCTGGGTTATTAAATGCAGTAAGTGCGATCGAATTAGCGAAGAAAACAACACCGCAAACTTACACGCCTTTTCCTTGGGTAGCGCCATTAACATGGAGTGGAGAGGGTTTAGTTACCCCTGTTGATCGCGCTGCGAGTGGAGGTAATACCCTAGCTACGGCGGCGGTGCAACCAGATCCTAACTTCTCTGATAGCGATACAGTTGATGTCAATAATCGCGAAAAATATTATGAAGTTACTATTGAGCAACCGGGTTATTTACGCTACACAATTACCCGCAGCAATGGTACAGAATGGTTGCCAAATGTAGAGCGGTTGAGGACAGATGGAAAGCCAACATCGCGTCAATTTTCCTCTTCCTACTCCAAATTATACAACGTAGGGGCAGGCTCACCGAACGGAGGCGGATATGTAGGGGGTGCATACATCGCCCCAGTTTCCAACACTGAGGAGATGTTTGTCGATCCTGGTACATACTATTTCAAAATCGATTTAGAGGATTCCCAAAACAACTTTTTAGATACTTTTGGAGATGAACCTATTGTTTATCATACTAATCTCCAAAACTATAACCTAACATCTGAATTTATTCCCGATCGACCTTCTAGTTTCTCTGGGGCTGCACAATTTAAAACTCCGTCGGGAGTAACTGTAGCTGAACTAAATACTTCAGATCAACTTAACTACAATCCAACTAATTCTACTCAACCAGGGGTAAATTATTGGCTAGATGTAAACGAACCAGGGAATTTAAGCCTTAAAATAAGCTCGTCTATTGCCGATCGGATTCAACTACAAGTTAAGAAGCTGGTAGGACTTGAAGGCGAAAATGGTGCTGGGGAAATATTAGTAGATACTGGGTTTGTTGCGCTCGATCTATCTCAGCCAATAGAGTTAAAAAATCTGAACAAAGGGCGCTATATTTTGGAAGTTCTGCCGCGTCCTTCTTGGGATAATATTAATCGGCAATGGATTCAGCAGCCATACACACAACCTTTCACAATTAATGGTGTTTTCTCTCGACAAGCACCAAATCCAGGTGAAGGACAAGTTCCAAGTTATGCTGGAGGATTTTCTAAGACTATTACGAGTAATGGGGTAGATACTCATTACTATGCTAATGGTTACTTGAGCGTGCAGCCGAGTGGTTATGCAACTTGGTATACTTATGGTGCGGGTGTTCCTTTACCGACAATTCCAGGGGCAACAGTGCCCGGTGCATCAGTTCCACCATTTTCTACATTAGGATTGGGAACTGCTACGCCAGTGGCAACTGTACCGCCAGATTATGCGGGAAATAGCTTTAATCAAGCACGCAATATCGGCGTACTTAATAGCACTCAAACTTTTCAAGATTTCTTGGGTGATGCCGATCCATCTGACTATTACCGCTTTGAATTAAATAATGATAGCAACCTGAATTGGCGCGTAGATGGATTAAATCCAGGGGTAGATTTTCAACTGTATAATAATGATTTTAAATTGCAGTGGAGTACGAATACTCCCGCGCCGAATTTTAGCTCGGATATGGCTGGTACATATCCAGGTACTCCAGGCACTTACTACATCCGATTGAAACCTTTTGCTTCTGGTGGTTCTAACTATAACTTTAGTTTGTCTGCTATTCCCAGAAACACAGCACCGGAAAATTTGCAGTTTAACTTAACGAGTAATAGCTACAGCGTAGGAGAAACTGTTGATCTAAATGGCAAAGTTTTCGATCGCAATGGTGCTAATGACATTTCTAGAGTAGATTTATCGCTGAAACAGAATGGTAATGAATGGCAATTTTTAAGAAGTAATCAAAGTTTGAACAGGGATGGTCAATGGGCAAATTTCTCTTTGAGCCTGGACGATTTAGCAACTGGTAACTATGAGTTGCAGGCTATTGCTTATGACCAGTCTGGTGCTGCAAGTAACACTGTTACTGGTGCGTTCCAGGTAACAGCACCTTTTGATAATAATGCTACTCAATGGTTCTCCAATGGCAAGACGCTGAGTGGCGATATGCTGGCTGAATATAATCGGCTTGTATCTCAGGGTAATTATTTGGGTAATCCCAGCTTTGTCGATTCGACCGATCGCAATACTTACTTTGGTACTCCCGTTCGGCGATCTTTCTTCCAGCAACCAGGTCAAACAAGGGGTTATTACTCTATCTATCAGAGCAAATACGGTACTTTCTCCTTGGGAGGAGCAATCGCTGACTACTACACAAATACTTACTTTAACAGTCCTAACGATCTGAATGGACTGTTTGCAGTTGATTCTGGTTTAGGCGTACCGACTTCATCTGTTATCAGACAGGCTGATGGGACTGAAGTGGCTTATTTTGAAGGAGGAATGCTGACAAATCGGTATGGAGTTGTCACGCCAACTTACTACCAAAAAGATCGGTTTGATTTGGTAGGTCAAGGTGCGCCTAACGGTACGGAGTTGCAGTGGAAAAATGATTATGGATACTGGAATCCGTCAAGTGTAGGACAACCAACTGATTCAGTTCGTCGCATTAATAATGGATGGATTCAGGAGTTTAAAACTAATCCTTCGGGCGATATAGACAATATTTTCTTGCTCAAAGATGGTCAGTCAGTTCTGGGAGGTAAAGATACAAACAACATTCCTAATGGTGGCCCATACCGAGTTCAGGGAGGTTTCTTGAATGCTTACCGCTCAGTAGGTGGTTATGAGCGACAAAATGGTGGTTTAGGCTTCCCAACGATGTCACAGTTGCGATCGGATTTCAATGGCTATGAACTTTATCAAGCCTTTGAGAATGGCTTTATTGCGAAGACTTACGACGATCACACTATTATCCGAAATTGGCAAGGGCAAGATATTCAGCCTGAAATTTCAGCTAACCATTGGAAGGCCGAATATTTCAATAACCGCGATTTATCAGGCAATTCTGTATTATTGGAAGATTGGGGAGAAAGTAATAGTTTCAGGCGCGAGTGGGGAGATGGCGCTCCCGCAGGTGTTCCCTCAGATAATTTCTCTGTTCGTCTAACTACTCAGCGTTATTTTGCCCCGGGTAATTACCAAATTAATACCAACTCCGATGATGGAGTGCGAGTCCGAATCGGCAATCAAACTGCTATCGATAAATGGGTTGAACAAGAGTTTAAAAATCAACACGAAGGTTATTTTCGCTCGGAGGGTGGGGAATATCCAGTAACAGTTGAATATTTTGAGAGTGGTGGCAATGCAGCATTGCAACTCAATATTTATTTTGCAGAAACTGTTGGTGGTTCGCAGTGGCGATCTACTTTCTACCGTTGGGATCAAAACCAAGGCAATATGCCGCCTGGGAATTTCTATGAAAATTCCAATAACATTATTGGTGTTCTCAATCTTGGTGAGAATCGACGCAGCGATGGAAAGTATGGCATAAATCAAAATTGGGGTGCTGGTTCTCCCAAGGGTGATTCGCGAATTCCTAACGATTACTTTGCCGTTCGCAGCTATACTCAAGCTAAATTTGAGGCTGGCAAAACTTATGTGGCACGAGTAAGAGCAGATGATGGTTTCCAACTAAGTGCCAAGCGTGCGAATACGGAGGAATGGGTTGACATTACACCTAAAGATCAATGGCAGCAGGCTTACGGCGCATACAAGGAGATTCAGTTTCAAGTTCCCCAAAGTGGCTGGTATGATTTTCACTTCCACCATTTTGAAGAACGGGGTGATGCTTACATCGATCTCTCTTGGGAAGAGGTAACAGGTGGGTCACCTAATGGCGGTGGCAATCCGGGTAGTTATCCTGGCAATGGTGGCAACTCAAATTACTTAAGTGAACTTAATTCTTGGTCAAACGATCAATGGAATTGGGCAGCCGGAGACAATACTCGAATTACTGGCAAATATTGGTCTGTGGAAACAGATGAAACAAATTACTCCAGTCAGCAAGCCATCTTGCAAATATACAATGAATTGTCTAAACAACTTCTGGGTGCAGAATACAAATCTTCTGCTGGTTATGTTCAAGACCCCAGTTACTATAATGACCCCGCAGCAGGTGGTCAGTACGGATATCATGACGGCATAGATATTGATACTCCGAACTGGACTCCAACTAATGTCAAAGCTTTAGTCGGTGGAACAGTTAGTATAGTCCAGAATCAAGTAGGTAATTATTTCCTCCAAGTTGCAGGTGATGATGGTCGCTTCTATCGATACGGACACCTCAGTAGTGTAAATATAAGTTCTGGTAGGGTCAATGCGGGTGATGTGATTGGTCAAGTAGGTATGTCAAGTGCCTCAAACCACCTGCATTTCCAGGTAAATAGAAGTAAATCTCAACCCACAGGTTACAATCGCTGGAACCAAGCAGATGTTTATGGATGGACTCTCAATCCTCTAAAGGTATTTTGGGAACTCAGAAATAATGGAATTAATAACACTGGAAGCGGAAGTTCTAGCGGCGGGTCAAGTGGTAGCAATCTGGGTAGTTTCCCTGGCAATAATGGAAACAACAGTGATATAGATATCCAACTCGACTTCTACGGGGAATTCAGTCAAATACAAAAAGAGGTTATTGAGCAAGCCGCAAAAAACTGGGAGAATATCATCACGCAAGATAAAGTTGTGACTGGTGTCTTAAGAATTGCGGTTACTCAAAGCACAAAGAAAATAAGTGGTCAAAATTGGAATGCTTGGGCAGAATCATATCTGGATTATGAAAAAAATAACCGAATAGATTGGACGGCTAGCAATGGTAATGACTTTGAAGGTCAGAATCGGATTAACTTTAACAGCAACAGACTCAACGAGCCATTATCAAATAACTGGCTATTGAGATTGACTATGCACGAACTTGGTCACACATTAGGTCTTGATGAGGCCAATCCGGGATATGATACAAGCCTGGGAATGGACAGTTTAATGAATTTAAGCTCACCAAATCAAGGTGGTTTAAATGAAAAAATAACTGAGGGGATGTATCGAAAATTGGAATATCTTGGTTATCAAGTTAATCGCAATACCGGAATTAACTGGCTGCGCTGA
- a CDS encoding type II toxin-antitoxin system RelE/ParE family toxin, with protein sequence MAWTPKSLRAYKRLIRQNPQLRSAIEETLRQLATDPFHPTLKTHKLSGEFDGIWSASIDYSYRILFEFTVTTDSEEAILLLNLGSHDDVY encoded by the coding sequence ATTGCTTGGACTCCCAAATCTTTGCGAGCATACAAACGCCTAATCCGGCAAAATCCGCAGTTGCGAAGCGCGATAGAAGAAACCCTTCGACAACTTGCAACCGATCCCTTTCATCCTACTCTCAAAACTCACAAACTATCTGGTGAGTTTGATGGGATTTGGTCAGCTTCAATTGATTACAGTTATCGCATTTTGTTTGAGTTCACTGTCACAACTGACTCCGAAGAAGCAATTTTACTGCTCAACCTTGGTAGCCATGATGATGTCTATTAA